The following coding sequences are from one Sylvia atricapilla isolate bSylAtr1 chromosome 15, bSylAtr1.pri, whole genome shotgun sequence window:
- the RPS2 gene encoding small ribosomal subunit protein uS5: MADDAGAAGGAGAARGGFRGGFGTGLRGRGRGRGRGRGRGRGARGGKAEDKEWIPVTKLGRLVKDMKIKSLEEIYLFSLPIKESEIIDFFLGSSLKDEVLKIMPVQKQTRAGQRTRFKAFVAIGDYNGHVGLGVKCSKEVATAIRGAIILAKLSIVPVRRGYWGNKIGKPHTVPCKVTGRCGSVLVRLIPAPRGTGIVSAPVPKKLLMMAGIDDCYTSARGCTATLGNFAKATFDAISKTYSYLTPDLWKETVFTKSPYQEFTDHLAKTHTRVSVQRTQAAAVATT, from the exons ATGGCGGACGACGCCGGTGCTGCGGGAGGAGCGGGAGCGGCCCGCGGGGGCTTCCGCGGTGGATTCGGGACCGGGCTGAGGGGCCGCGGGCGCGGCCGCGGGAGGGGCCGCGGGAGAGGCCGCGGAGCCCGCGGAGGTAAAGCCGAGGATAAGGAG TGGATTCCTGTCACCAAACTCGGCCGCCTGGTCAAGGATATGAAGATCAAGTCTCTTGAGGAGATTTATCTCTTCTCGCTTCCCATCAAG GAGTCGGAGATCATCGATTTCTTCCTGGGCTCCTCGCTGAAGGATGAGGTGCTGAAGATTATGCCTGTGCAGAAACAGACCCGGGCTGGGCAGCGCACCAGGTTCAAG GCGTTTGTCGCCATCGGGGACTACAACGGCCacgtggggctgggggtgaaGTGCTCCAAGGAGGTGGCCACGGCCATCCGTGGTGCCATCATCCTGGCCAAGCTGTCCATCGTGCCCGTGCGCCGTGGCTACTGGGGCAACAAGATCGGGAAGCCGCACACGGTGCCCTGCAAG GTGACAGGACGCTGCGGCTCCGTGCTGGTGCGCCTGATCCCGGCTCCCCGCGGCACCGGGATCGTGTCGGCCCCTGTCCCCAAGAAGCTGCTGATGATGGCTGGCATCGATGACTGCTACACGTCAGCGCGGGGCTGCACGGCCACGCTCGGCAACTTCG CCAAAGCCACCTTCGATGCCATCTCCAAAACCTACAGCTACCTGACTCCTGACCTCTGGAAAGAGACTGTCTTCACCAAGTCTCCCTACCAG GAGTTCACTGATCATCTGGCCAAGACCCACACCAGAGTGTCGGTGCAGAGGACCCAGGCAGCCGCTGTGGCCACCACCTGA
- the TBL3 gene encoding transducin beta-like protein 3, whose product MADTEPAAAVPVPVRFKSNYAATRKIEPFYKGGRIQISRDGKFMFCPCGSKVNVIDVETGALLHSLQQDEEEDVTAFVLSPDDEVLVTGSRALLLRRWHWREPRCERSWRAVHSAPVATMAFDPTATLLATGGCDSTIKVWDMIKHYCTHNLKGSSGVVHLVEFHPDISRLQLLSSSIDYKIRIWDLRSSKCVALLDGHFSAVTSLAFADGNTLLSSGRDKICMVWDLETRQSKRTVPVYETVEAAVLLPEEGDFSQLGVKKQGLHFVTAGSKGILRVWDVATAACVHTQPVPFVLQDEPSERSLSQCQFVPARNEILTVSMEHNIVFYDAQTLQLRKQLAGYNEEVLDVKFLGPGDSHIVVATNSPQLKVFELATSHCQILYGHTETILALDVFRKGLMFVTSAKDRSIRVWRMGKAGRVTCVAQGLGHAHGVGAVACSRLKESFVVTSSQDCTIKIWNIPESLTSKAKAALISSPEPLHARVTERGHDKDINSVAVSPNDKLLATGSQDRLAKLWSCSDCSLLGVFSGHKRGIWCVQFSPVDQVLATSSADGTLKLWGLRDFSCLKTFEGHDASVLKIIFVSRGAQLLSSGSDGLLKLWTIKTNECVKTLDGHEDKIWGLHSNKKDDMVVTASSDSCITLWQDVTEIEEKEAQAKQEEQIIKEQELSNLLHEKRYLKALGLAISLDRPHTVLTVVKAILKEPEGRRHLEENIVRLRKDQKEAVLAFLVTWNTNSRNCHEAQAVMETLLKHEAPDNLLQFSGIKSAVESLLPYTERHFQRLSRLLQASTFIEFMWHNMRLADVAQQDQGTL is encoded by the exons ATGGCGGACACGGAGCCGGCCGCCGCCGTCCCCGTCCCCGTGCGCTTCAAGAGCAA ctACGCGGCGACGCGGAAAATCGAGCCCTTCTACAAAGGAGGGAGAATCCAG ATAAGCCGGGATGGGAAATTCATGTTCTGCCCCTGTGGGAGCAAAGTCAACGTCATCGATGTGGAAACGGGAGCTCTCCTGCACAGCCTCCAGCAG gatgaggaagaggatgtGACAGCATTCGTGCTCAGCCCTGATGATGAG gtgctggTGACAGGGAGCCGGGCGCTGCTGCTGCGCCGCTGGCACTGGAGGGAGCCCAGGTGTGAGCGCAGCTGGCGAGCCGTGCACAGCGCGCCCGTGGCCACCATGGCCTTCGACCCCACGGccaccctgctggccacag GTGGCTGTGACAGCACCATTAAGGTCTGGGATATGATCAAACACTACTGCACACACAACCTGAAAGGATCCTCTGGAGTAGTACA CCTGGTCGAGTTCCACCCTGACATATCCcgcctgcagctcctctcctcctccatcGATTACAAGATCCGCATCTGGGACCTGAGGTCCAGCAAATGTGTGGCACTGCTGGATGGGCACTTCAGTGCTGTCACCTCGCTGGCCTTTGCAGATGGGAACACCCTCCTGAG CTCTGGTCGTGACAAGATCTGCATGGTCTGGGACCTGGAGACCAGGCAGAGCAAAAGGACTGTCCCTGTCTACGAG ACCGTGGAAGCCGCTGTCTTGTTGCCTGAAGAGGGAGATTTCTCTCAGCTGGGTGTGAAGAAACAAGGGCTGCACTTTGTCACAGCTGGCAGCAAAG gcaTCCTGAGGGTGTGGGACGTGGCCACAGCTGCCTGTGTGCACACCCAGCCCGTGCCCTTCGTGCTGCAGGATGAGCCCAGCGAGCgcagcctctcccagtgccAGTTTGTTCCCGCCAGGAATGAGATCCTCACTGTGTCCATGGAGCACAACATCGTCTTCTATGATGCTCAAACCCTCCAGCTCAGGAAGCAG CTCGCAGGATACAACGAAGAGGTTCTGGATGTGAAGTTCCTGGGCCCTGGTGACTCTCACATTGTTGTGGCCACCAACAGCCCCCAGCTGAAAGTGTTTGAGCTGGCAACGTCCCACTGCCAGATCCTGTATGGCCACACAG aAACAATCTTGGCTTTGGATGTCTTCAGGAAGGGGCTGATGTTTGTCACCAGTGCCAAG GACAGAAGCATCCGTGTGTGGCGGATGGGCAAGGCTGGCAGGGTGACCTGTGTGGCCCAGGGCCTGGGCCATGCCCACGGTGTGGGTGCTGTCGCCTGCTCCAG GCTGAAGGAAAGCTTTGTAGTGACCAGCAGCCAGGATTGCACCATCAAGATCTGGAACATCCCAGAATCCCTCACttccaaagcaaaagcagccTTGATCTCCAGTCCAGAGCCTCTCCATGCCAGGGTGACTGAGAGGGGCCATGACAAG GACATCAACAGCGTGGCAGTGTCCCCCAATGACAAACTGCTGGCCACGGGCTCGCAGGACCGGCTGGCCAAGCTCTGGTCCTGCTCCGACTGCTCCCTCCTGGGGGTTTTCTCTGGGCACAAACGTGGCATCTGGTGTGTGCAGTTCTCCCCTGTGGATCAGGTCTTGGCCACCTCCTCAGCTGATGGGACCCTGAAGCTTTGGGGCCTTCGAGACTTCAGCTGTCTGAAG aCCTTTGAAGGCCACGATGCCTCAGTGCTGAAGATCATTTTTGTGAGCAGAGGGGCTCAGCTGCTCAGCAG TGGATCTGACGGTCTCTTAAAACTCTGGACAATTAAAACAAACGAGTGTGTGAAAACACTGGATGGTCATGAAGATAAAATCTGGGGCCTTCACTCCAACAAGAAAGATGACATGGTTGTGACAGCCTCCAGTGACTCCTGCATCACCCTGTGGCAG gaTGTGACTGAAATTGAGGAGAAAGAAGCACAGGCTAAACAGGAGGAGCAGATTATTAA agagCAAGAGCTGTCTAACCTTCTCCATGAGAAGAGGTACCTCAAggctctgggcctggccatTTCCCTGGACCGGCCGCACACGGTGTTGACAGTGGTCAAGG CCATCCTCAAGGAGCCTGAGGGGAGGAGGCACCTGGAAGAGAACATTGTTCGACTTCGCAAGGATCAGAAAG aggcagtgctggcctTCCTGGTGACGTGGAACACCAACTCCCGAAACTGCCACGAGGCCCAGGCTGTCATGGAAACGCTCCTGAAGCACGAGGCACCCGACAACCTCCTGCAGTTCTCGGGGATTAAATCTGCTGTGGAGTCCCTGCTGCCCTACACAG AGCGCCACTTCCAGAGGCTGAGCCGGCTGCTCCAGGCTTCCACCTTCATCGAGTTCATGTGGCACAACATGAGGCTGGCAGATGTGgcccagcaggaccagggcaccCTGTGA